The nucleotide sequence TATTGAGTATCTGTAATTAAAACTTCTTTGATCTATACTGTCCCCCTCTATTGCAGACATTATGTGTACTTCAACTACGGAGGGTTCAATTTCAGACCTGAATTCTGTTGTTGTGCCTTGAAACGACAAATCTCCACTATTGACTGATTGGTTCTCCCCTCTGCAATAGACTTTTGCTCTCAATTCTTTTTCGGCTATCTCTTGCGTTTCAACAACAATTTTTATTCTGTTGCCTGACAACTGTAGTTTCTTGATTCTTGCCCTGAAATCAGGTATTAAGATTTCAATACGGTTATCTACATTGCGCCATCCATCTTCGGGTAAAGTAAGGTCAAAAAAGCCTTCAATTGCGTCTGTTCCATTTGGGAATAAAGGCAATCCAATTTTAGACAGAGGTTTCTGTGGAATGATTCTGTTTGTTTCTGAACTTATGGAGCTTTCAATATAGAGTGTAGGCCAATACGGCAATGTGTATCCATAACGTCTGCCACTTGGTAACACTTCTGTATGACCAAAACTGGCTTTTACTGGTGTTTCTTGGAAATTGCAAATTTTCAAAGCGTTTTTCTCAAAAATTGATCGTAATAATGTTATTGATTCGGGTATGTCGATAAAGTTTTTAATTAAAACAAAATTGCCATAGTCAAGCTTCTCGTTTATGTGCTTTTTTTCTCCTCTCCAAAGGAATGATATGCGACCAAAGTTGACTTTCCACTCCTCTTTTTCATCTTTAGATAATGCAAATGCTGTCATTACTTGACCATAATTGTTTTTCCGGTGTTCAATTGTCTTTATGGCGTCCTCCAGTTTTCTATTGGTGTTATTGGTCGACATTAATTTTACATCCAAACTAGACTCCACATTGTATTAGATATGTGTTGATTACTCCTGGCTATTTTGGCAATTTGTTGTGGGTGATTTGTATCTTATGCTTGTATGATGCTAGTTAACATCATGTATTTTATTGGGGGGGGGGGGAGTGGACTCAAAGAATTGTTTTTGTGTGGTATTTTTGAGTGTAGCGATAACTCTCAAGATGATGATCCTTTGGCGTCTTTGTGTTTGCTGGGATTGTATGGGATAATTCTTAAAGGTAACAGTAAACGTTATATCGTCCAAAGGCTCTCTTCATGCTTTCATAAGCACTAGCTGATATGCTTACGGTGCAAGAAGCATTAGGGAAATAAAATTAGAGGTCACTTAATATGAGTGAAAAGTGTCTCGCTGCAGTAAAAATCAATCAAGACCTGTGTAGTCGATGTGGAGTATGCTATTCTATATGCCCGTTTGAAGCCATAAACCGTGACGATGAAAGCGGTGAAGTGGCAATTGATGAACAAAAATGTCAAGTTTGCGGAATCTGTTACAGCGCTTGCCCCGTTTCTGCTATAGAAATGGCGTATTACGACTACAACCAATTATCTGACTACGTTAATTCTTTGAGAGAAAAAGTTAAAGGCGACACGCTTGTCGTGATGTGCCGCGGAAACTCTCCTTCCAACTGCGAAGTCGAAGAGATTCTGACCAACCACGGCTTAAGCATCGAAAACTATCTGCCTTTGCGTCTGCCCTGTGCAGGTAGAATCCCCACGGATTTTGTCTTTAACGTTCTCAACTCTGGCGTGAAAAACATTATTTCTGTTCAATGTGAAGACGCGTTTTGCCGCATGAAGGAAGGTACCAAAATCAACACGAAACGGTTCCTTCTAAGCAAGAACGTGCTTGAACAGTTAGGGTTTGACGAAAACGCCCTAAGCGTTGTCAAGTACTCACGCAAAGCCGTATGGGACACCGAAAAATGTGTTGGCTGCGACAAATGTGTCACCATCTGCCCCTACGACGCCATCGAAGCACAACCCTTCTCATCACCCAAAGTAATCGAGGACAAATGTGTCGGCTGCGGTGCCTGCCAGCTAGTCTGCCCACACCACGCCATACAAGTCAAAGGCTTCGAATTTGACAACGTCCTTAGCCGCTACACCCAAGCAGCACAAGCCCTCAAAGCCAAAAACAACGCACCCGCAGTTCTAGTCTTCAGCTGCCAATGGTCAGACTACTCCGCCTTGGACAACCCTGAAGATGTGCTCAAAGGCAAAAACGCAATCGTCCTTGAAGTACCCTGCTTCAAATCACTTGACCCCGCCCACGTCATAACCGCACTCAACTGTGGCTTTGACGGCGTCATGGGTGTCGTATGTGCTCCAGACGACTGCAAACTTGAAAAAGGCAGAGACACCGCCGAACGCAACCTTGGCGTCTTGCAAACTGCCCTCAAAAAACTAAACATGCTTGACCGCTTCGAACTCTTTGAACTCTCCCCCCGATGCGAAGGCGACTTCAAAACAAAGTTCGACGGCTTCTACCAAAAAATTTCTGCTCTGCCCCAGCAAAACTGTGCAGTAGCTAAAACCGGAGGCGAATAAACACGTACGAAATAGTAAAGAAAACCCAGCTTGGCCACAAAGAAACCCTCTTTGAAGTAAAGGCGCCCGACATTGCCGCTAAAGCTCAAGCAGGACAATTCATCATGGTGGTCCTTGCTGAAAAGAGCGAACGCATACCCCTAACCATCTGCGGATACGACCAAGAAAAAGGAACCATCTCCTTTGCTTTCCACGAAGTAGGCAAAAGCACCAAAGAGCTTGGCTTGCTAAAGGAAGGCGACAGCATCATGAGCATTACTGGTCCCTTGGGAAACCCCTCTGAAGTCAAAAAATTCGGCAAAGTCTTGTGCGTTGGCGGCAGCATCATGATTGCCCCCATCATGCTCCAAGTCAAAGCCATGAAAGAAGCTGGAAACCAAGTGACAACCGTGTTGGGTTGCCGCTCCAAAGAATTCCTGTTCATGGAAGACGAAGCCAAAGCATTAAGCGAGAAAGTCTACATCGCATCTGACGATGGCTCAACTGGCTACAAAGGCTTAGACTTCTTAGCGGACTTACTCAAAACCGAAAAGTTTGACCGCTGCGTCGTCATGGGTCCCGTAGTCATGATGAAACAAGTAAGCGAAATAACCAAACCCCACGGCATCCCCACAATCATCACCATGACCCCAATCATGATTGACGGCATGGGCATGTGCGGAGTATGCCGAGTAACCGTTGACGGCAAGATGCTCTTTGGCTGCGTTGACGGACCAGAATTTGATGGGCATCTAGTCGACTTTGACGAGTTAATCATGCGTCAACGTATGATGCTTCCTGAAGAACGATTAAGTTCAGTTTTGTGGGAAAACAGTGGAGGTTGTAAGTGTGGCAGAAACAAAGCCTAAACCCAAACTAAAGAAAGTAGCCGTTGATATGGCAAAACAAGAACCCGAGGTAAGAGCCAAAAACTTTGACGAAGTAGCCCTAGGCTATACTGAAGAAGAGGCGCTTGAAGAAGCCAGTCGCTGCTTGACATGTCCAAACCCGCAGTGCGTAAAAGGCTGCCCCGTCAGTGTTCCAATCCCAGACTTCATCAAATGCATCAAAGAAAAGAAATACGCCGAAGGCATCGCCACCATCAAAACCAAAAACGCCCTCCCAGCCGTCTGCGGACGTGTATGCCCACAAGAATCCCAATGTCAATCCAAATGTGTCATCGGCAAGATGGGCGACCCCGTAAGCATCGGACGCTTAGAACGCTTCCTTGCTGACTGGGAAAGAGACAACGGTTTCCAACTCCCACCCAAAGCACCCTCAACAGGCAAAAAAGTCGCAGTCGTCGGCGCAGGTCCCGCAGGCTTAACCGTCGCAGCAGACCTAGTCAAACGCGGACACGACATAACCATGTTCGAGGCGCTTCACTTAGGCGGCGGAGTGCTCAGCTACGGTATCCCAGAATTCCGTCTACCCAAAGCCATCGTGCAAAACGAAGTCAACTACGTCAAAAACCTTGGCGTTGACCTACGTTTAGGTAACCTGATTGGCAGAACCCACACCATTCCCGAACTCATGAAAGACGGCTACGACGCAGTCTTCATCGGAAGCGGCGCAGGCTTGCCCTCATTTACCGGCTGCCCCGGCGAAAACCTAGGCGGCGTCTACAGCGCAAACGAGTTCCTCATTCGCGTTAACCTCATGAAAGCCTTCGCGTACCCCGACTACGACACCCCCATACGCATCGGCAAACACGTAGTAGTCATCGGCGGCGGAAACGTAGCCATGGACTGCGCACGATGCTCAATGCGTCTAGGCGCAGACGTCTGCCTACTCTACAGACGCTCCCGCGACGAGCTGCCCGCAAGACTCGAAGAAATCGAAAACGCCGAAGAAGAAGGCCTAGTCTGCAAATTCCTCGCCGCCCCAATTGAATTCTACGGCGACGAACGCGGCTGGGTCAAAAGCATGAAATGCATCTGCATGGAACTAGGCGAACCCGACGAACGCGGCAGACGCAGCGTAAAGAAAATCCCTGGCTCCGAATTCACCATGGACGTTGACACAGTCATCATCGCCATCGGACAAACCCCCAACCCCATCATCCAACGCACCACCGACGGCTTAGAGAGCAACCCCAAACGCGGAACCATCACCGTTGATGACGTAGGCAAAACCAGCCTCGAAGGCGTCTACGCAGGCGGAGACGTAGCCACAGGAGCAGCAACAGTCATTAGCGCTATGGGCGCAGGCAAACGCGCAGCACAAGCAATGCACGAATACCTCGAAAGCAAAAAATAACCCCCTCCCCTATATTTAGCTTGAATTGCCCGTTTTGGGCTTTTCCTTTTTATCTAATTTAGCATTTGAGACTTTTTTGTTGTTGATTGTTTTCTGAAGGTTTATTATTTATCCTGTTGTTTTCTTGGTGAAAGGTTGAGTTCCCTTGACTGATGAAAAGGCATGGTTTAAGTTGTGGCCCTCCGATGTGCCCAAACAGTTGGATTACCCCCAAATTTCCCTACATGAAGTCTTAACCCAAACCGCCCAAAAACACCCCAAACAGGCAGCTATAGCTTTTCTGGGCGCTGAATACAGCTACGAACAGTTAGATGCGCTTTCTAGCCAGTTTTCTGCGGCGCTTGTTTCTTTGGGAGTAAAAAAGGGCGATTGCGTCGCGGTTTACCTGCCCAACGTGCCCCAATTCATAATCGCCTACTTTGGCATCCTAAAAGCTGGTGCTGCCCTAACCGCCATAAGCCCGCTACATCGCGAACGCGAAGTCGAACACCAACTCACAGACTCCAAAGCCAAAGCCCTAATCACACTTGACTCGCTTCTTCCAGTTGTCCAAGCCGTACAAAACAAAACCAGCCTCCAAAGCATAATACTCACCAACCTCACCCAATACGCCCAAAAACCCCCCACCCCAACAATACTCCCCCAAACCCCAAACATACAAGGCTTCCCCGAACTCCTCGCCAAAAACATCAACACAACCCCCACAAAAGTTCCCATAAACCCCGCTGAAGACTTAGCTGCGCTTCAGTACACAGGGGGAACTACGGGCACCGCCAAAGCCGCCATGCTCACCCACCAAAACCTAGTCGCCAACGCCTTCTCTTTTGCTTCTTGGATAAAAGGCGAAGTCACCAAAGAAACCTACCTCACCGCCCTGCCCCTGTTCCACATTTACGGCATGACAACTAGCATGACCTCCCCCATAGTTCAAGCGGCGAAGATGGTTTTGCTCCCCAAATTTGACCCCACAACCGCCCTGCAAACCATCCAAAAACACAAAGTAACCGTTTTCTGCGGCGTCCCAACAATGTACGCGATTTTGCTGAATAATCCTGAGCTTGGCAAGTATGATTTGACCTCTATTCGCGCCTGTATTTCGGGGGCTTCGCCGCTTCCACCTCAAGTGCAAAAAACGTTCATGGAAATCACAGGCGGCTTACTCGCAGAAGGCTACGGCTTAACCGAAGCGTCTCCTGTTACGCACTGCAGCCCTGTGGATAAAACCATGAAAACCGTCAAAGTCGGCTCCATCGGACTGCCCATACCTGGAACTGACGCCAAAATTGTTGATTTAGAAACGGGCACCCAAACGTTGCCGCCTACACAAACTGGCGAGCTCGCCGTTAAAGGGCCGCAAGTCATGAAGGGCTACTGGCAACGACCCGACGAAACCGCCCTAGTCCTGCGCGATGGCTGGCTGCTCACTGGCGATATAGCCCACATGGACGAATACGGCTACTTCTACATAACCGACCGCAAAAAAGACCTCATCAAATACAAAGACTACAGCGTCTACCCCCGAGAAATCGAAGACGTCCTCTACGAACACCCCGCCGTAAAACTCTGCACCGTAATTGGCAAACCCGACCCTATGGCCGGTGAAATCCCCAAAGCCTTCATAGTCCTAAAAGACAACACGCAAGCGACAGCCGACGAAATCAAGGCGTTTGTTAACCAAAAAGTCGCCCCCTACAAAGCCATCCGCGAAATCGAAATCCGCCCCGAACTCCCACTCAGTTCCGCAGGAAAAGTCTTACGACGAACCCTGCGCGACCAAGAAAAACAAAAACAACCTTAACCCTCTCTTTGTTGCGGCTTTAGGGTTTTTGGGCAAGAACCACATTCCACGCCGTCTCTTCTTTTTTGAAAACCTGAACTTTCACAAATCCCGCCGCTTCCAGCAGCCCCTTGATTTCCTCGAGCGCAACGAGGTGTACGTGGGCTTTTTTTATGGTTTCCGCGTTTTTCTTCTCGTAGGCGAGGTCTTTTATCATCTCGTTAATCAGGAGCAGTTTGCCCTGTGGCTTTAGTACCCTGTGGATTTGTTGGAAAGCGTCAAGCAGGCTGCTCCAGAAATAGTAGGTCTCAACCGCCGTGACCAAATCAAACGTGCCCTCTGGGAACTGTAGGTTTTCCACTGAACCTTCAATGATTTCTACGTGTCCCTGTTTAATTAGCTGTGCATTTACCGTTTTGGAGTACGTTACCATATCTTCTGAGTAATCTGTGCCTGCGATTTTTCCTTCGGGTGCCATGCGCGCTAAGCGGTTGACGGTTTTGCCGCCTCCACATCCCACGTCCAAGATTGTGGCGTCCTTAGGGATTTCTACGAACTGCAAGCCCCAAGTCGTAAGCGCCTCATGTTCCGTGTTCATTAAAGCCGCAACTTTCTTGCCCTGCTCTCCTTTTGGGCATCGGAACTGGCTCATGAACGCCGCGTCTTTCTCTTCAGGGTGCATCAAAAAACCACTCTTAAACAGCTTAATAACCGCTTGCCCACCAGACTTGCCAAAAAACTGTTCCTTGCCGCTTCTTTTGTGCTGTTTGGGTCATAATCTATATGAATTCTCTTTTTCCTAGAATAGCTTGAGTGTCTTAGGTTTGCGCGTCAAGCTTACTGTTACGGGGATTGTTCAGGGAGTTGGTTTTCGCCCATTTGTTTACCGCATTGCAGTCAAAAATGGTTTGGCGGGGTACGTTCTTAACCGTGGCGATGCGGGCGTAGAAATTCTTCTTGAAGGCGGTGAGAATGCGGTGGAGCGGTTTTTGGTTGACCTCCAAGAGTTGAAGCCGCCTTTATCTCAAATCCATAGTGTCATACAGACGCCTCTTGACGGAGGTAACCAGTACCGCGGATTTGAGATTCGCCACAGCTCGAGTGAATCTGAGCATTCCGGTTCCGTAGTTCCCCCCGATAGCGCTATCTGCAACGACTGCCTACGAGAACTGCGTGACCCAAAAAACCCGCGCCACGACTACTTTTTCATAACCTGCGTTAACTGTGGTCCACGCTTCACCATCATTGAGCAACTGCCTTATGACCGCGAAAACACCACCATGAAACAGTTCCCCATGTGCAGCTTTTGCCACAAAGAATACATTGACCCCCAAAACCGCCGATTTCACGCCCAAACTGTTGCCTGCCCCACATGTGGACCCAAAGCTTACCTAACCACCAACACAGGTGAACCCCTAAACGCTGCTGACCCCGTGCGCGAAGCAGGCAAACTACTTAGCGAAGGCAACATCCTCGCCGTCAAGGGCTACGGCGGTTTTCACATTGCAGCCTCAACCACAAAAGAGCCGCCCCTACGCAGACTTCGCACATCAAAGCATCGACGCGCCAAACCCTTCGCCGTCATGGCAAAAAACATACCCGCAATCCAATCCTTTGCCGACATTACCCCCAAAAAGCACGAACTGCTAACCTCACCCGCACGCCCCATCGTCCTGCTCAACAAAAACGACCATTACGGTTTGTCGGGGTTGGTGGCTCCTGAGCTGCACAACATCGGCGTTATGCTCCCCTACTCTGCCATGCATTACATGCTCTTTGACAACGTAGCTGACCAAGCTTTTGTCATGACCTCTGCTAATCCCCCTAATCAGCCCATAGTTAAGGATAATCAGGAAGCCCTCAAAATCTTGGGCGAAACCGTGGATTATTTTTTGTTCCATAACCGCGAGATTGCTTACCGCTGTGACGATTCAGTTATGCGAACCCACGGCAGCCGCAACGTGTTTTTGAGAAGAAGCCGCGGTTACGCCCCCGCCCCCGTGATGCTTAAGCAAAAAGCCAAGCGTTGCGTGGTGAGTTTGGGCGGCGAACTAAACAACACCTCCTGTGTCCTTAACGAAAACAAAGCTTTCATCAGCCAACACATAGGCGATGTAGAAAACGTTGAAACCAAACAGTTCCTTCAGCAAGCCACAGAGCATCTTATACGGTTAACAAACAGCCAACCCCAAGCCATCGCCTGCGATTTACACCCAAAATTCACCACCACCCAACTCGCCAAAGCCCTCGCAGAGCAAAACAACTGGCAACTAATCCCTGTACAGCACCACCACGCCCACATCGCCGCTCTAACCGCAGAGCACAACCTCCCCGAAATAGTCGGAGTTGCCTGCGACGGATACGGCTACGGCACCGACGGCACCGCATGGGGCGGAGAAATCCTGCTGTGCACCCAAAACTCAGCCAACTTCAAACGCCTAGCACACCTCGAACCCCAACCCCTCTTAGGCAGCGATCTAGCCACACGTTACCCCCTACGCATAGCCGCAGCCATACTCAACAAAACCACAGACATAACGTCTTGGCTCCAAAACCACGTTCAACATCTGCCCCACGGCGAAATGGAAGCAAACCTCATTTTGACCCAACTCAAAAACGGCAACTCAATTCCCCAAACCACTAGTGTTGGCAGGGTTTTAGATGCAGCCGCCGCCACGTTGGGAATATGCTACGAACGCACCTACGAAGGCGAAGCCGCCATGAAACTAGAAGCCGCCGCGGTAAACGGCAAGGACACCTTAGCGTTGGAGCCGCAAATCTACGGTGACCTGCTTAAGACCACGCCCCTAATCCAGAGCCTCCACGAAAACGCGGGTAAGCTGTCGGTTTCGGATTTGGCTTATAGTGCGCATAAGTATGTCGCGGGGGGGTTGGCGGTTTTGGCAGTGCAGTTTGCTCAAGAGCAGGGCGTTGGGGTGGTGGGTTTGTCTGGTGGCGCGGCGGTTAACGAGTTGCTTGCACGGATAATGCGCGAGGCAGTGGAGGCGGCGAGGTTGCGGTTTGTAGTTCACGAAGCAGTTCCCGCGGGTGATGGTGGCGTGTCTTTTGGGCAGGCGGTTGTTGGAGGCTTTACAGATTTTTAACCAATTGCTTTTTATCGCGGTTTTCGCCTCTTTTACGGGTTGATTTGTTATGTGTTTAGCTATTCCCGCGCGTGTTACAAGCGTTTCAGGCGACAAAGCTCAGGTGGATTTTGGAGAGGGCGTTTTGCGTGAAGTTAACATTGCCCTTGTAGACGCAAAAGTAGACGATTACGTTTTGGTTCACGCTGGCTATGCAATTCAAAAGATGGATCAAAAAGAAGCCCTTGAAACGCTTAGCGTATGGAACGAAGTCCTCGACGCCGCAGAAAACGAGTAGAGGCAAAAGTTTTGGAGCAACAAAACCTGTACCGCGACCCCACCATGGCAAAACGCATAGCCAAAAAAATCTCCGAGTTAACCCCAAAAACAGGCACCGTGAAAATCTGCCACGTCTGCGGCACCCACGAATGGACCATAACCCACTTCGGAATACGCAGCCTGCTCCCCAAAAACATCGAAGTCATTGCGGGTCCTGGTTGTCCTGTTTGTATTTTGCCTGCTTCTGAAGTGGATGCTGCTATAGAGTTGGCTAAACGCGGTGTGGTTGTGACATGCTTTGGTGATGTCCTGCGGGTTCCAGGCTCACATGGATCTTTGCTAGATGCCAAAGCCGACGGCATAGATGTGCGCATCGTGTACAGCACTAGCGACGCAGTGGATATGGCTAAACGTGAACCCGAAAAAGACTTCATGTTCTTCGCAGTCGGTTTTGAAACCACTACCCCTTCCACAGCTCTGGAAATAAACAAAAAACCCCCCAAGAACCTGAGTTTTCTGGTTTCGCACCGTGTGGTTCCACCTGCCATGGAGTTGCTTGCCAAAATGCCCGAACTAAACCTTAACGGCTTCATAGCCCCTGGGCACGTAAGCACCATCATCGGCTTAGAGCCCTACGCGGTTTTCCCCCAAAAGTACAGTTTGCCTACGGTAGTGGCGGGGTTTGAACCGTTGGATTTGCTTTTTGGCGTTTACATGATTGTCAAGCAAATGCGTGCGGGCAAGGCGCGGTTAGAAAACGAGTACTCAAGGGGCGTGAATTGGGAAGGCAACCCTAAAGCCCAAAAACTAATCGCTGACACATTTGATGTGGTGGATGGGAAATGGCGTGGACTACACACTATACCCGACTCTACTTTGGTTCTCAAGGAGAAGTATGGCGCGTATGATGCTTTGCGCAAGTACGGCGTTAAACTCAAAGATGGCATAGACTCACAACCTGGATGTCAGTGCCATTTGGTGGTGGTTGGGAAAATTAAGCCTGATGCTTGCCCCCTGTTTTTGAAGGCTTGCACTCCTCAGAATCCTGTTGGCGCCTGCATGGTCAGCATGGAAGGTACCTGCCGCGTGTGGGCAAAGACGGCTTCAGCAGATTTGCGAAAGAGTTAAACCTTTCATAGTGAATGAATGTTGGCTGTGGTCTGGCTTGGGGGCTTTGGCAGACAAAAAATAAAAGGTCAATATATAGAGGTATATCCGATGATGGCGGCAAATTTGTTTCAAATGTTTTGTGTGAGGTGCAAAATTGTATAGTTATGAATTGGCGTTTATACAGCGAAAACTTGGCGAGTTAGCTGTAAAAGCCAAACTGGAAACGCCGCCTCAACTGGAGATATCTCAAAATGAAAAACTGGCAAGCATCAGGGTTTTTCGCAGGCAGATAACGGTGGGTGAAAACTTTTTGCAGCACTGGCGCAGTGGCTCTTTTGACGAGAAAGATGTTGAAGCTACTTTGGCGCATGAACTTGGGCACATGATGGATTTTAGCCGCTTTTTCCGCTCCGCCAGTTTTTGGAGTTTGCTCTTAGAACGGTTCTATTTCGCTCTTGTCTTGGTTCCCGTGCTGGTCTGCTTCGCCTGTCCATCCATAACATCCCTGCTAGTTTCCTCGTTAATCTTCGTATGTTGGGCTTTGCTTTTGCCTTGGATAACACGCAACACTGGCATACTCATTGAAATAGAAGCCGACAAAAACGCTGCCACCTACCTAGTAGAACCCAAACAACTAGCAGATACCCTGCTGAAAATAAACGCGCTTGTTGTCCCCATCAAAAAATTCGGTTTAGCTGCCAGATTAGACTTTCTAGCAGGCATGCTAACCCAGCCTTCCTGTAGCGAACGACTAAAACACTTAGACACACTCTAACCTCCATGCAACCCTGCAGCGCCGTAAACCTGATTTTACAACCTGCAAACCGCAAGCGTTTTATGTCTAAGCACTTCTTTGTTCAAAGAAGAACCCACAAACATGCCTCGGTGGCCTAGCCTGGTGGGGCGTTACCTTGGTAAGGTAATGGTCGCGGGTCCAAATCCCGCTCGAGGCTCCATATTTCCTCAAAAACTCGTTTTTAGCAGAGGGCTTGTAGGGGTACGATGTAGGGGATTTTGTTGGTGTTGTTTATCATGACTTCGACGCCGTAGACTGTTTTTATGCTGTCGGTGGTTAGGACGGTTTGGGCGTCTCCTGCGGCGTAGATTTTGCCTTTTTCCATCATGACGATTTTGTCGCAGTATCTGTAGGCGAGGTTGAGGTCGTGTATTGCGACGACTGCTGCGAGGTTTTTTTGGGTAACGA is from Candidatus Bathyarchaeota archaeon and encodes:
- a CDS encoding class I SAM-dependent methyltransferase, giving the protein MHPEEKDAAFMSQFRCPKGEQGKKVAALMNTEHEALTTWGLQFVEIPKDATILDVGCGGGKTVNRLARMAPEGKIAGTDYSEDMVTYSKTVNAQLIKQGHVEIIEGSVENLQFPEGTFDLVTAVETYYFWSSLLDAFQQIHRVLKPQGKLLLINEMIKDLAYEKKNAETIKKAHVHLVALEEIKGLLEAAGFVKVQVFKKEETAWNVVLAQKP
- a CDS encoding hydrogenase iron-sulfur subunit, whose protein sequence is MSEKCLAAVKINQDLCSRCGVCYSICPFEAINRDDESGEVAIDEQKCQVCGICYSACPVSAIEMAYYDYNQLSDYVNSLREKVKGDTLVVMCRGNSPSNCEVEEILTNHGLSIENYLPLRLPCAGRIPTDFVFNVLNSGVKNIISVQCEDAFCRMKEGTKINTKRFLLSKNVLEQLGFDENALSVVKYSRKAVWDTEKCVGCDKCVTICPYDAIEAQPFSSPKVIEDKCVGCGACQLVCPHHAIQVKGFEFDNVLSRYTQAAQALKAKNNAPAVLVFSCQWSDYSALDNPEDVLKGKNAIVLEVPCFKSLDPAHVITALNCGFDGVMGVVCAPDDCKLEKGRDTAERNLGVLQTALKKLNMLDRFELFELSPRCEGDFKTKFDGFYQKISALPQQNCAVAKTGGE
- the hypF gene encoding carbamoyltransferase HypF, whose protein sequence is MRVKLTVTGIVQGVGFRPFVYRIAVKNGLAGYVLNRGDAGVEILLEGGENAVERFLVDLQELKPPLSQIHSVIQTPLDGGNQYRGFEIRHSSSESEHSGSVVPPDSAICNDCLRELRDPKNPRHDYFFITCVNCGPRFTIIEQLPYDRENTTMKQFPMCSFCHKEYIDPQNRRFHAQTVACPTCGPKAYLTTNTGEPLNAADPVREAGKLLSEGNILAVKGYGGFHIAASTTKEPPLRRLRTSKHRRAKPFAVMAKNIPAIQSFADITPKKHELLTSPARPIVLLNKNDHYGLSGLVAPELHNIGVMLPYSAMHYMLFDNVADQAFVMTSANPPNQPIVKDNQEALKILGETVDYFLFHNREIAYRCDDSVMRTHGSRNVFLRRSRGYAPAPVMLKQKAKRCVVSLGGELNNTSCVLNENKAFISQHIGDVENVETKQFLQQATEHLIRLTNSQPQAIACDLHPKFTTTQLAKALAEQNNWQLIPVQHHHAHIAALTAEHNLPEIVGVACDGYGYGTDGTAWGGEILLCTQNSANFKRLAHLEPQPLLGSDLATRYPLRIAAAILNKTTDITSWLQNHVQHLPHGEMEANLILTQLKNGNSIPQTTSVGRVLDAAAATLGICYERTYEGEAAMKLEAAAVNGKDTLALEPQIYGDLLKTTPLIQSLHENAGKLSVSDLAYSAHKYVAGGLAVLAVQFAQEQGVGVVGLSGGAAVNELLARIMREAVEAARLRFVVHEAVPAGDGGVSFGQAVVGGFTDF
- a CDS encoding long-chain fatty acid--CoA ligase, with amino-acid sequence MTDEKAWFKLWPSDVPKQLDYPQISLHEVLTQTAQKHPKQAAIAFLGAEYSYEQLDALSSQFSAALVSLGVKKGDCVAVYLPNVPQFIIAYFGILKAGAALTAISPLHREREVEHQLTDSKAKALITLDSLLPVVQAVQNKTSLQSIILTNLTQYAQKPPTPTILPQTPNIQGFPELLAKNINTTPTKVPINPAEDLAALQYTGGTTGTAKAAMLTHQNLVANAFSFASWIKGEVTKETYLTALPLFHIYGMTTSMTSPIVQAAKMVLLPKFDPTTALQTIQKHKVTVFCGVPTMYAILLNNPELGKYDLTSIRACISGASPLPPQVQKTFMEITGGLLAEGYGLTEASPVTHCSPVDKTMKTVKVGSIGLPIPGTDAKIVDLETGTQTLPPTQTGELAVKGPQVMKGYWQRPDETALVLRDGWLLTGDIAHMDEYGYFYITDRKKDLIKYKDYSVYPREIEDVLYEHPAVKLCTVIGKPDPMAGEIPKAFIVLKDNTQATADEIKAFVNQKVAPYKAIREIEIRPELPLSSAGKVLRRTLRDQEKQKQP
- a CDS encoding ATP-binding protein, whose translation is MDVKLMSTNNTNRKLEDAIKTIEHRKNNYGQVMTAFALSKDEKEEWKVNFGRISFLWRGEKKHINEKLDYGNFVLIKNFIDIPESITLLRSIFEKNALKICNFQETPVKASFGHTEVLPSGRRYGYTLPYWPTLYIESSISSETNRIIPQKPLSKIGLPLFPNGTDAIEGFFDLTLPEDGWRNVDNRIEILIPDFRARIKKLQLSGNRIKIVVETQEIAEKELRAKVYCRGENQSVNSGDLSFQGTTTEFRSEIEPSVVEVHIMSAIEGDSIDQRSFNYRYSIFEEDIYVENTQEQIVEMINRGENETTEFKEKLDVNGREFLESVVAFANTKGGRIIIGVDDHCRVKDFNQDVKARIQDLIHGNCDPSVEFQIKEVKLDVHQHITIVEVPEGANKPYSLNNRGIFIRRGSSDRQIKRTELDEIYQNRRS
- the gltA gene encoding NADPH-dependent glutamate synthase, giving the protein MAKQEPEVRAKNFDEVALGYTEEEALEEASRCLTCPNPQCVKGCPVSVPIPDFIKCIKEKKYAEGIATIKTKNALPAVCGRVCPQESQCQSKCVIGKMGDPVSIGRLERFLADWERDNGFQLPPKAPSTGKKVAVVGAGPAGLTVAADLVKRGHDITMFEALHLGGGVLSYGIPEFRLPKAIVQNEVNYVKNLGVDLRLGNLIGRTHTIPELMKDGYDAVFIGSGAGLPSFTGCPGENLGGVYSANEFLIRVNLMKAFAYPDYDTPIRIGKHVVVIGGGNVAMDCARCSMRLGADVCLLYRRSRDELPARLEEIENAEEEGLVCKFLAAPIEFYGDERGWVKSMKCICMELGEPDERGRRSVKKIPGSEFTMDVDTVIIAIGQTPNPIIQRTTDGLESNPKRGTITVDDVGKTSLEGVYAGGDVATGAATVISAMGAGKRAAQAMHEYLESKK
- a CDS encoding sulfide/dihydroorotate dehydrogenase-like FAD/NAD-binding protein; this encodes MNTYEIVKKTQLGHKETLFEVKAPDIAAKAQAGQFIMVVLAEKSERIPLTICGYDQEKGTISFAFHEVGKSTKELGLLKEGDSIMSITGPLGNPSEVKKFGKVLCVGGSIMIAPIMLQVKAMKEAGNQVTTVLGCRSKEFLFMEDEAKALSEKVYIASDDGSTGYKGLDFLADLLKTEKFDRCVVMGPVVMMKQVSEITKPHGIPTIITMTPIMIDGMGMCGVCRVTVDGKMLFGCVDGPEFDGHLVDFDELIMRQRMMLPEERLSSVLWENSGGCKCGRNKA
- a CDS encoding HypC/HybG/HupF family hydrogenase formation chaperone, producing MCLAIPARVTSVSGDKAQVDFGEGVLREVNIALVDAKVDDYVLVHAGYAIQKMDQKEALETLSVWNEVLDAAENE